One genomic segment of Heptranchias perlo isolate sHepPer1 chromosome 3, sHepPer1.hap1, whole genome shotgun sequence includes these proteins:
- the LOC137320269 gene encoding probable G-protein coupled receptor 139, which translates to MIRERTLSVETCPRYKSGPVGMDQLRVPAGAVVPSPTEVTASTEMGYPVIHRIEEIYFPVLAAFGVPVNLVAIVILSRGKCGLSKCISVYLVGMAVADLLVVIVRVILGRIIPIYLPGSFLNITPVCTIIYFLGAAATGISVWSTVVFTFDRFVAICCEKLKIKYCTERTGTVVLGTVSVLGCLESLPWCFTIKPYYIIDNIPWYCVPKLSFRASPTWAAFEMFDLILTPCVPVCLILLLNVLTVRRILVSSRVRRGLRGRSNGENHKDPEMENRKKSIILLFSISGTFLLLWLTKIVFYIYVRVTGTQGYYSYADPIYIIEHASKMLQLLSSCTNTCIYVLTQTKFREELKNAVKYPLNLIIKLVKS; encoded by the exons atgatcagagagagaacCTTGTCAGTGGAGACTTGTCCCCGGTATAAATCTGGGccagttggaatggatcagctcagagtcccTGCCGGAGCTGTGGTTCCCAGTCcgacagaagtcactgcttcaacagaaatgggatatccagtaattcaTCGGATAGAAGAGatttattttcctgttcttgcagcctttggagttccag ttaacttggtggcgattgtgatcctgtcccgaggaaagtgcggtctctccaaatgtatcagtgtctacctggtgggaatggcagtggccgatctcttGGTCGTTATTGTTCGTGTGATTTTGGGGCGGATTATTCCGATTTATCTCCCAGGATCATTCCtgaacattactcccgtgtgcacTATTATTTACTTCTTGGGTGCTGCAGCCACGGGGATTTCTGTCTGGTCCACAgtcgttttcacctttgatcgatttgtggccatttgttgtgagaagctgaaaattaaatattgtaCCGAGAGAACGGggactgtggttctgggaacagtgagtgtgctgggctgtttagagagtctCCCCTGGTGCTTTACAATTAAACCttactatataattgataatatTCCCTGGTATTGTGTGCCTAAACTGAGCTTCCGCGCTTCTCccacatgggccgcatttgagatgtttgacctcattttaaccccttgtgtcccggtcTGTctaattttgctgctcaatgttctgacggtcagacgtattttagtgtccagtcgagtccggaggggtctccggggccgcagcaatggagaaaatcacaaggacccagagatggagaaccgaaagaaatctatcattttactcttcagtatatcgggcactTTTCTACTGTTATGGCTGACAAAGATTgtcttttacatttatgtgcgagTGACAGGCACTCAGGGTTATTACTCCTACGCTGACCCTATTTATATTATAGAACACgcatcaaagatgctgcagcttctcagttcctgcacaaacacgtgtatttatgtcctgacccagactaaattcagagaggagctgaagaacgcggtgaaatacccgctcaatctaattattaaattagtgaaatcatag